The following DNA comes from Silurus meridionalis isolate SWU-2019-XX chromosome 14, ASM1480568v1, whole genome shotgun sequence.
CATGAAActgactttatttttgttttttttttaagttttttagtCAAATGGGCAGCGTCACCCCATTTTGTAGTGCAAGAAAGCTTtacacaatgaaaataaaataggctacaatcaaTTGATCTGTGAAACAatggataaaataataaattttaggTGTGGTTTTAACGCAATTTTAAACACGAGATCTTGTTACTGGAAGAATTACATGGTATCAAACTCAGCCTTCAATCCCTGGTGAGAACTCAAAAGAAGAACTCAGAAttgtgtgaaataaaatcagaaatgcgagaaataaagccaaaattaggcaatttttttttatgtggcggaAACGGGATTCCATGGACTTCTGTCCCTAGATTAGCTCTGAGATTATCAGGATTTTGGTTGGGTATCCAAGTGTTCTCAAAATAAGCACCTCTATATTATTTGTGTTTACagctttaataacatttatgcTTTGTATGATGACATTGTAAAAAATAGCATGTATGTGATAACAGTACCTGGTATAGGAATATTTATTGTTCCCCCTGTTATTCTGCAATTTCACCACAGGCTGAaacagattgaaaaaaaaattttttttaagaaattattCAATAAGATTAACATAACTTTATAAGCACATGTATCTGGATGCCCGCGTGCTCACAACGGCAAACAAATTTCTCTCACCTTCTTGCAGGTGGCGATCATCCGCTGTTCCTCCTTGGCAGAAGTGATCATAGGGATGCGACAGCCTCCCTCATAAACTTCGCTGCGTTTCTACAGGATGAAAAAAATTGTTCACACCTTGAGAGAGACCTAATATCTGTTAATAAAAGGAGAATTGATGTAAGTCATGTGTAAATCATGATGTAGAACAATACATTGGGCCACTTTTTTCTATGTCTTAATTTAGGAATATTATTTTGCAACATTTCCCACACGCTGgcaacataaaaacaagtacTGAACTGTCTTTCAGAGCAAAGAGAAAACTACAGTAGGCTCCGAAGGTATAATTAATTCATTGCTATTGCATGTACTAAATATGGTCATGTGGATATCTAACAATTGCACTCACATGTGCCAACAGCAAAACCATAGGCATTAGTGGTGTCTTTTCGCGTTGCTATTATAATAAGCGCCACTCTCCTAGCTGCACACTCTGATTACACCATGTGGTACATTCAACACTTTTTTATTCTGTGATTATAGCATTGGCATTTAGTTGTACAAATAGGCGTACCTGCAGTGTGgaaaggcagtgctggataagaCCCTGCAGTCTATAGTACTGAGCTTCCTTTAGTACCTCCTCCAGCTCCCTCTGGCTCTCTGGGAGTGGCACTGTGCCATCCCGTAAAAAGTTCAGTACAAGGGAGAAATGCCGACCACATCTGTCCAACACCACCCAGCCTGGAGATAAAGAAGATGCTTTGATTACTTTCAGCTAAATAACTGCTGCGTTGTGTACAGTGAAACAGTCACGTTCTTTTAGTTGCCGAAGAACAAGGCTCTTATCTATCTTCAGTCGGGAACCCTGTTCAGTTAAACagtaaatgcaaaacaaaactgtAATTCCAAGATGATTCACACAACCAGTGGCAAAATGAGACCTAAAAAATGAAGCCATTAACTTGTAACTTGTTTAAATCTTTATAACATAGAGCACTTCTCATAAATGTATAGTTCATTAATTAGGAATTTATATTATCCCTCAATGTGCTTTATCATACATATCTTACACTGGTTTGGGTCTTTAAGGCTAAAATCACAAGTAAAAAAACGAAACATTTTATAGCGCTTATACTGAAATTATTGGCACCTTAATAATATTAGTGCAATCAGTAGTTGTATCAATCAGAAGTATGTGGTTAACTTAAACTCACATTGTAAATCTGAGAGAAATTCAATGTTTAACTCAGGTCTTCCCAAAAGCTTTGtagaattgaactgaattttcTACAACCACAAATCATGACCACCTTAATTCTTTTATTCTAGATTGCAATCTGTAACATGTGAACATTTTATAATGTCAAGAACATACATGTGTATAACCTAAGAggctatatataaaaaaaaaaaaaatagaaaaagatttATAGGATgatgtaatgcaaaaaaaaaaaaataaatagttgcCTGGTTTACACATTATTTTCCTGGTATTTGAAGAAGTAGCGGGAAATCAACACACTGTTCACCCTGGTGTGCATCCCTAATGTTTATAATTTGTACAGAGCTAAAAATATTAAAGGCTAAAGATATACAAAGATATCTCCCTCCAAATCGTAAAACGATATTTCATGAGCAGTGCACACTGACTTTATAAAAACGCTTCCAACGTCATGATTATTGCAATAGGGTGTGTCTTAATTCAACAccttacatttaaaatgacattttatggcatttcccagatgccattatccagagcaacttacaattctctcatttatacaacttgaTGAGAGTTGCTCAGGTGACCATCAGAGGTAGTTTGGTGGTGGacagatttgaactcacaaccttctaatcagaagcCCAACATTATTTACTAATCTAAAAAATACTGATTAAGAGCCTGAATGCAATATGTTGTTGTTAAAACAATCTAAATAAAACCTGGTTATCATTCTCATTGACACGGTTTAGAAgtagggcaaaaaaaaatgtccattttCACTGTTACTGCATCACATTAAAAtggtacaaataaaaaatattttaccttCAGGATCGATGGTGGCTTCCACACTTCCATCACAAATCCTCCTAAGCATGCTGTCCTCTTTGCTGAGGGTCTGGACTGTGGTGTAATGCAGAGATCCACCAACATTCAGCTTTACGTACTTACTGCCAGCCAGACCTGGTCCTGTTTTCTTCTCGACACCGTGGCTGGGGGATGGAGGGTCACAGCTGGCCTCTGGCACCACATTCCCACCAGAAGCTTCGGCAGACATCAGGAGAAAAGCAGTGCAACTCTTCACGTGTACTGCCTACATATGAAACATAGATGATCAGATATTTTACAGAGCAGTTTTAACATTAACTGTACTTCAGTGCTAAACAAAAGAGCTCAGCCAATAACAGCTTGTCAAAGCATCAGGAACATAAATAAGAAGCACAAATAACGTCACCGCCCAGGATATAACGCAATATAAAAACAAGCCTGAGTCATTCTGCTGCTATTCTtagtaagcagaaaagcatataAAACCCACAGCAGACTCAGATGTTACTCAGAGAGCCACTTTCAGTCAGATTCGCTGTTCCTCGGGCTTTTGTAATTAATCTGATATCATTTAATACCCATTTCCACCATGAAATCAAATGAGGCCATTCGGGACAGATGGCGAGACAGTGACAGGTCTCATGCAATGGCAGATTATCCTATAGGATCATGATAGCTGCTCCTATCATTTGAATTACAGTCTTATATTCAATTATCTTGTAATAATTCAGCGTCCCGTATGAAAACATAGGAGCGAACAAGAAGATAAAGAACGAAACACTAACGATCAAGCACTAGGCGCACAATGCTAGTTTTTTATGCTAGTTTACTTTCAATCTGTGGCTAATGATGTTGACAGTTAATAGATGTCATGGAAGAACCAAATATTTACCGAGCTGCTTCTCGGAATAAGCGCCCTAAAGCACAATCACAATTAAACGATAAATTCACATTAAT
Coding sequences within:
- the kctd13 gene encoding BTB/POZ domain-containing adapter for CUL3-mediated RhoA degradation protein 1 gives rise to the protein MSAEASGGNVVPEASCDPPSPSHGVEKKTGPGLAGSKYVKLNVGGSLHYTTVQTLSKEDSMLRRICDGSVEATIDPEGWVVLDRCGRHFSLVLNFLRDGTVPLPESQRELEEVLKEAQYYRLQGLIQHCLSTLQKRSEVYEGGCRIPMITSAKEEQRMIATCKKPVVKLQNNRGNNKYSYTSNSDDNLLKNIELFDKLGLRFNGRVLFIKDVLGDEICCWSFYGEGRKIAEVCCTSIVYATEKKQTKVEFPEARIFEETLNILIYENGRGSGGMGLLDSGGISSPGVGQSEEDGAGVGGGDRRVRRIHVRRHIMHDERGHGQQTVYKD